In a single window of the Salvelinus namaycush isolate Seneca chromosome 6, SaNama_1.0, whole genome shotgun sequence genome:
- the LOC120049230 gene encoding myb/SANT-like DNA-binding domain-containing protein 1 isoform X1 has protein sequence MAAEESFSYLIPGHSEKHRRARNWTDAEMKGLLYVWEQNVAELKKCKRNAKIYEKMAQRFFELTGEQRHREEIKMKITNMSFQYRQVKMKCTTNGSGGTPDWPYYKAIEKLLTKTDDNGTMNPFELQSPGPSTSTEASMSHAEGLPTGFLPEYTGSSDEMEMREDLDGWESSGSLHSGLPCPDSHPAPAKRKKVHQHLSLKRRKLKVMEAMLQEQRKVSRAVEETCREVRRVMHQQNFLQVQSLQLQERMMNLLEKMIQPLTAPTPAWGAAAQPGVKEPGQG, from the exons ATGGCTGCCGAGGAGAGTTTTAGTTACCTCATTCCGGGCCACAGCGAGAAGCACAGAAGGGCCCGAAACTGGACCGATGCAGAGATGAAGGGGCTTCTGTATGTATGGGAACAGAATGTCGCCGAGCTGAAGAAATGTAAGAGGAACGCCAAGATCTACGAGAAGATGGCCCAGAGGTTCTTCGAGCTCACTGGAGAACAACGCCATCGGGAGGAGATAAAGATGAAAATCACCAACATGTCTTTCCAGTACAGGCAAGT GAAAATGAAGTGCACAACCAATGGGAGCGGTGGGACACCCGACTGGCCGTACTACAAAGCAATAGAGAAGCTCCTCACCAAGACTGACGATAATGGGACTATGAACCCGTTTGAGCTCCAGTCTCCTGgcccctccacctccacagaggCCTCGATGTCCCATGCAGAGGGCCTCCCCACGGGCTTCCTTCCGGAGTACACAGGCTCCTCGGACGAGATGGAGATGAGGGAGGACCTGGATGGATGGGAGAGCTCTGGCAGCCTGCACTCTGGACTTCCCTGTCCTGA TTCCCACCCGGCGCCGGCCAAGAGGAAGAAGGTGCACCAGCACCTGTCTCTGAAGCGGCGGAAGCTGAAGGTGATGGAGGCCATGCTGCAGGAGCAGCGAAAGGTGAGCCGGGCGGTGGAGGAGACGTGCCGCGAGGTGCGCCGCGTCATGCACCAGCAGAACTTCCTCCAGGTGCAGAGCCTGCAGCTCCAGGAGCGCATGATGAACCTGCTGGAGAAGATGATCCAGCCACTGACGGCCCCCACGCCAGCCTGGGGTGCTGCTGCCCAGCCTGGGGTCAAAGAGCCAGGCCAGGGATGA
- the LOC120049230 gene encoding myb/SANT-like DNA-binding domain-containing protein 1 isoform X2 translates to MAAEESFSYLIPGHSEKHRRARNWTDAEMKGLLYVWEQNVAELKKCKRNAKIYEKMAQRFFELTGEQRHREEIKMKITNMSFQYRKMKCTTNGSGGTPDWPYYKAIEKLLTKTDDNGTMNPFELQSPGPSTSTEASMSHAEGLPTGFLPEYTGSSDEMEMREDLDGWESSGSLHSGLPCPDSHPAPAKRKKVHQHLSLKRRKLKVMEAMLQEQRKVSRAVEETCREVRRVMHQQNFLQVQSLQLQERMMNLLEKMIQPLTAPTPAWGAAAQPGVKEPGQG, encoded by the exons ATGGCTGCCGAGGAGAGTTTTAGTTACCTCATTCCGGGCCACAGCGAGAAGCACAGAAGGGCCCGAAACTGGACCGATGCAGAGATGAAGGGGCTTCTGTATGTATGGGAACAGAATGTCGCCGAGCTGAAGAAATGTAAGAGGAACGCCAAGATCTACGAGAAGATGGCCCAGAGGTTCTTCGAGCTCACTGGAGAACAACGCCATCGGGAGGAGATAAAGATGAAAATCACCAACATGTCTTTCCAGTACAG GAAAATGAAGTGCACAACCAATGGGAGCGGTGGGACACCCGACTGGCCGTACTACAAAGCAATAGAGAAGCTCCTCACCAAGACTGACGATAATGGGACTATGAACCCGTTTGAGCTCCAGTCTCCTGgcccctccacctccacagaggCCTCGATGTCCCATGCAGAGGGCCTCCCCACGGGCTTCCTTCCGGAGTACACAGGCTCCTCGGACGAGATGGAGATGAGGGAGGACCTGGATGGATGGGAGAGCTCTGGCAGCCTGCACTCTGGACTTCCCTGTCCTGA TTCCCACCCGGCGCCGGCCAAGAGGAAGAAGGTGCACCAGCACCTGTCTCTGAAGCGGCGGAAGCTGAAGGTGATGGAGGCCATGCTGCAGGAGCAGCGAAAGGTGAGCCGGGCGGTGGAGGAGACGTGCCGCGAGGTGCGCCGCGTCATGCACCAGCAGAACTTCCTCCAGGTGCAGAGCCTGCAGCTCCAGGAGCGCATGATGAACCTGCTGGAGAAGATGATCCAGCCACTGACGGCCCCCACGCCAGCCTGGGGTGCTGCTGCCCAGCCTGGGGTCAAAGAGCCAGGCCAGGGATGA